In Streptomyces sp. ML-6, the genomic stretch CCGCTTCAAGAACCTCAAGGTCCAGGACCTGGAGGGCGACGAGCTGCTCTACCGCGAGCTGCGTGACCGCTTCGGCACGTACTTCGACGGCTGCATGGGCGCCGCCGCCCTGCAGAAGCGCCTGGAGTCCTTCGACCTCGACGAGGAGGCCGAGCGCCTCCGCGAGATCATCCGCACCGGCAAGGGCCAGAAGAAGACCCGTGCGCTCAAGCGCCTCAAGGTCGTCTCCGCGTTCCTGCAGACCAGCAACAAGCCCAAGGGCATGGTGCTCGACTGCGTGCCGGTCATCCCGCCGGACCTGCGTCCGATGGTGCAGCTGGACGGTGGCCGCTTCGCGACCTCCGACCTGAACGACCTGTACCGCCGCGTGATCAACCGCAACAACCGCCTGAAGCGGCTTCTCGACCTTGGCGCGCCCGAGATCATCGTGAACAACGAGAAGCGCATGCTCCAGGAGGCCGTCGACGCGCTCTTCGACAACGGCCGTCGTGGCCGCCCGGTGACGGGCCCCGGCAACCGTCCGCTGAAGTCGCTGTCCGACATGCTCAAGGGCAAGCAGGGCCGCTTCCGTCAGAACCTGCTCGGCAAGCGCGTGGACTACTCCGCGCGTTCCGTGATCGTCGTCGGTCCGCAGCTCAAGCTGCACCAGTGCGGTCTGCCGAAGGCCATGGCGCTGGAGCTCTTCAAGCCGTTCGTGATGAAGCGCCTGGTCGACCTGAACCACGCGCAGAACATCAAGTCGGCCAAGCGCATGGTCGAGCGCGGTCGCACCGTGGTGTACGACGTCCTCGAAGAGGTCATCGCCGAGCACCCGGTGCTGCTGAACCGTGCGCCCACGCTGCACCGCCTCGGCATCCAGGCCTTCGAGCCGCAGCTGGTCGAGGGCAAGGCCATCCAGATCCACCCGCTCGTCTGCACCGCGTTCAACGCGGACTTCGACGGTGACCAGATGGCCGTCCACCTGCCGCTCTCCGCGGAGGCGCAGGCCGAGGCCCGCATTCTGATGCTGTCCTCGAACAACATCCTGAAGCCGGCCGACGGCCGTCCCGTCACCATGCCGACCCAGGACATGGTGCTGGGCCTGTTCTTCCTCACCACGGACGAGGACGAGCGCGACGTCGTCGGACAGGACCGCTCCTTCGGCTCCACGGCCGAGGCGATCATGGCCTTCGACGCCCGCGAGCTGTCGCTCCAGGCGAAGGTCGACATCCGCTTCCCGGTGGGCACCATCCCGCCGCGCGGCTGGGTGCCGCCGGTCTCCGAGGAAGGGGACGACGGCGTCGGGGAGCGCGAGTTCCAGCCGGGCGACTCGTTCCGGCTGCGGACCTCCCTGGGCCGCGCGCTCTTCAACGAGCTGCTGCCCGAGGACTACCCGTTCGTCGACTACTCGGTCGGCAAGAAGCAGCTCTCCGAGATCGTCAACGACCTCGCCGAGCGCTACCCCAAGGTCATCGTGGCGGCGACGCTCGACAACCTGAAGGCGGCCGGCTTCCACTGGGCGACCCGCTCCGGCGTCACCGTGGCCATCTCCGACGTCGTGGTCCCCGAGGCCAAGAAGGAGATCGTCGCCGGTTACGAGGCGCAGGACGAGAAGGTCCAGAAGCAGTACGAGCGCGGTCTGATCACCAAGGACGAGCGCACGCAGGAACTCATCGCGATCTGGACCAAGGCGACCAACGAGGTCGCCGAGGCGATGAACGCGAACTTCCCCAAGACGAACCCCATCTTCATGATGGTTGACTCGGGTGCCCGAGGAAACATGATGCAGATGCGTCAGATCGCCGGTATGCGTGGTCTGGTGTCCAACGCCAAGAACGAGACGATCCCGCGTCCCATCAAGGCGTCCTTCCGCGAGGGCCTCACCGTTCTGGAGTACTTCATCTCCACGCACGGTGCCCGTAAGGGTCTGGCGGACACCGCCCTGCGTACCGCCGACTCGGGTTACCTGACCCGTCGTCTGGTGGACGTCTCGCAGGACGTGATCATCCGCGAGGAGGACTGCGGCACCGACCGCGGCCTGAAGCTGAAGATCGCGGAGAAGGGCCCCGACGGCGTGCTCCGCAAGACGGAGGACGTCGAGACCTCGGTCTACGCCCGCATGCTCGCCGAGGACGTCGTCGTCGACGGCAAGGTCATCGCGCCCGCCAACGTCGACCTCGGTGACGTGCTCATCGACCAGCTGGTCATGCACGGCGTCGAGGAGGTCAAGACCCGCTCGGTCCTGACCTGCGAGTCCGCGGTCGGCACCTGTGCCTTCTGCTACGGACGCTCGCTCGCCACCGGCAAGCTGGTCGACATCGGTGAGGCGGTCGGCATCATCGCCGCCCAGTCCATCGGTGAGCCCGGTACCCAGCTGACGATGCGTACCTTCCACACCGGTGGTGTGGCCGGTGACGACATCACCCAGGGTCTGCCCCGAGTCGTCGAGCTCTTCGAAGCCCGTACGCCCAAGGGTGTCGCCCCGATCTCGGAGGCGGCCGGCCGCGTCCGCATCGAGGAGACCGAGAAGACCAAGAAGATCGTCGTCACCCCGGACGACGGCAGCGACGAGACGGCGTTCCCGATCTCGAAGCGCGCCCGTCTGCTGGTGGGCGAGGGCGACCACGTCGAGGTGGGCCAGAAGCTCACCGTGGGTGCCACCAACCCGCACGACGTGCTCCGCATCCTCGGCCAGCGCGCGGTCCAGGTCCACCTGGTCGGCGAGGTCCAGAAGGTCTACAACTCGCAGGGCGTGTCGATCCACGACAAGCACATCGAGATCATCATCCGGCAGATGCTGCGCCGCGTGACGATCATCGAGTCCGGCGACGCGGAACTGCTGCCGGGCGAGCTCGTCGAGCGCTCGAAGTTCGAGACCGAGAACCGTCGTGTGGTCACCGAGGGCGGTCACCCCGCCTCCGGCCGTCCGCAGCTGATGGGTATCACCAAGGCCTCGCTGGCGACGGAATCCTGGCTGTCGGCCGCCTCCTTCCAGGAGACGACCCGAGTCCTGACGGACGCGGCGATCAACGCCAAGTCCGACAGCCTCATCGGCCTCAAGGAGAACGTCATCATCGGTAAGCTCATCCCGGCCGGTACGGGCCTGTCCCGCTACCGCAACATCCGGGTCGAGCCGACCGAGGAGGCCAAGGCCGCGATGTACTCGGCCGTCGGCTACGACGACATGGAGTACTCGCC encodes the following:
- a CDS encoding DNA-directed RNA polymerase subunit beta', encoding MLDVNFFDELRIGLATADDIRTWSHGEVKKPETINYRTLKPEKDGLFCEKIFGPTRDWECYCGKYKRVRFKGIICERCGVEVTRAKVRRERMGHIELAAPVTHIWYFKGVPSRLGYLLDLAPKDLEKVIYFAAYMITFVDEERRTRDLPSLEAHVSVERQQIENRRDADLEARAKKLETDLAELEAEGAKADVRRKVREGAEREMKQLRDRAQREIDRLDEVWSRFKNLKVQDLEGDELLYRELRDRFGTYFDGCMGAAALQKRLESFDLDEEAERLREIIRTGKGQKKTRALKRLKVVSAFLQTSNKPKGMVLDCVPVIPPDLRPMVQLDGGRFATSDLNDLYRRVINRNNRLKRLLDLGAPEIIVNNEKRMLQEAVDALFDNGRRGRPVTGPGNRPLKSLSDMLKGKQGRFRQNLLGKRVDYSARSVIVVGPQLKLHQCGLPKAMALELFKPFVMKRLVDLNHAQNIKSAKRMVERGRTVVYDVLEEVIAEHPVLLNRAPTLHRLGIQAFEPQLVEGKAIQIHPLVCTAFNADFDGDQMAVHLPLSAEAQAEARILMLSSNNILKPADGRPVTMPTQDMVLGLFFLTTDEDERDVVGQDRSFGSTAEAIMAFDARELSLQAKVDIRFPVGTIPPRGWVPPVSEEGDDGVGEREFQPGDSFRLRTSLGRALFNELLPEDYPFVDYSVGKKQLSEIVNDLAERYPKVIVAATLDNLKAAGFHWATRSGVTVAISDVVVPEAKKEIVAGYEAQDEKVQKQYERGLITKDERTQELIAIWTKATNEVAEAMNANFPKTNPIFMMVDSGARGNMMQMRQIAGMRGLVSNAKNETIPRPIKASFREGLTVLEYFISTHGARKGLADTALRTADSGYLTRRLVDVSQDVIIREEDCGTDRGLKLKIAEKGPDGVLRKTEDVETSVYARMLAEDVVVDGKVIAPANVDLGDVLIDQLVMHGVEEVKTRSVLTCESAVGTCAFCYGRSLATGKLVDIGEAVGIIAAQSIGEPGTQLTMRTFHTGGVAGDDITQGLPRVVELFEARTPKGVAPISEAAGRVRIEETEKTKKIVVTPDDGSDETAFPISKRARLLVGEGDHVEVGQKLTVGATNPHDVLRILGQRAVQVHLVGEVQKVYNSQGVSIHDKHIEIIIRQMLRRVTIIESGDAELLPGELVERSKFETENRRVVTEGGHPASGRPQLMGITKASLATESWLSAASFQETTRVLTDAAINAKSDSLIGLKENVIIGKLIPAGTGLSRYRNIRVEPTEEAKAAMYSAVGYDDMEYSPFGTGSGQAVPLEDYDYGPYNQ